The DNA sequence CCCGCATGGATGCAGAAATGCTCGAACGCCGCCTTGAAATCCGGCACGTATGGGCGAAGCCCTTTCATGTTGAGAAATCTTCGGCCAATGAGCGTTGCGAGGAACGTGAGTTTCTCGGAGATGGGGAGCACGAGTGGGCCCAGGGAGGTGATGTTGGCCTTGAGGGCTTCGCCGGCGACGGAGGGGAGGTCTTTGGATATGGTGATGCCGAGGGCTCCTTCTTTGTCGGCTTCTTGGAATACGCACTTGTAGGAGCGGTCGTCGGCGCCGCGGTGGGTGCGGAGGGTGTGGCTCAACTCGTATTTGGAGATGCGGCGGTCAGAGCGGCGGTTGGATAAGAGGAGGGCGGCGCCGCCCATGCGAAAGAGGCAGTTGGAGAGGAGCTTTGATTTGTCGTGGCCGAGGTAATAGCCGCTGGTTGGGCTTTCTAGGCTCACGATTAGGGCGTAACTATTGCGTTGAACCTGCGTGCGTGCACTATCATTAGGGTTTATCaagatataaattttcatgaCATATgaacaattcacaattttatacTTACTCAGTTTCATattagtggagtcattttgtcattttggtatgtACCATAATAATAGAATTATTTCCCTAggagtaaaagtcaacacatttatTCTCagttattttactctcttttattttattcttactttacttaatttatttgtgtgccgaaaagaaacacaTCTATTACACGTTAATTTCGTAATCAGTTTAAGACACAAGACAAAACGTCATTTCAAACTTAATTAGACGCTTTCGTTTTTCACAACGTCGTTTTTTCAACATGTCTTAAATCAGCTACCACATCGCGCGTAATTCACCGGAATGTGAAGGATGAGTCAAACCTCGTGATTTATTTTccacattttaaaaatcttagGACAGATCAGAACATTATAGTCTTTCGTGATTTATTTGGCAATTTGTCCTTCTTTATAAAACTACTCCATGATAGTATAAAACCTGGAGGAGGCGTTTGGCGAGGTCGACGGCAATGAGGCCAGCGCTGCAGCCCATTCCCCCCAAGTTGTAGGTGAGCACATCCTCTCTCAGCTTGTACCTGTTGACGATCATGGCTGACAGTGACGGCACCGGATTGAACGTCGATATATTCACCACCACCACACCAATCTGAGCAGCCTCCACCCCAGTCTTGGCCATCAGATCATCCACGGCTCCGCACAGTACAATCTCTGCCTCCTCCCTCGCGCATTCGAACGACGATTTTGGCGGGAAGTCTCTGACGCCGTAGATGAAGGTCTCCTCTCCGGCCCCTGACCTCTCGATGACCTTGGTAGTGAAGGAGAGGCTCTCCGGGCTGAGCAGGGTTGACATCTTCTCCTTGAAGGTATCCCGGTTTGTTGAGAAAGCCGGGTCGTGTCGGTAGCATGTGAAATCCACCAAGTATACTTTTCtcggacggaggaagtaggaAAATAATATGCACAAGGACAagatggcggcggcggcggcggcggttaAGCTGTCGTTGTAGAGGTGGTTGAGATTGATGATTGCGGCTAAGATGAGAGATGGGATGATGAGGAATAGGGCGTTGGTGATGATGTGATGGTAGCATCGATTTGACATGATTTTGAGGTTTTTCGATGCCATCTTGTTTTGGGTTTGGGAATGAGAAAGGTGTTGCATGgattatatcattatatagAAGAGAATGAGTGATGTGTCTTTTCTTTGCATAGTGCAATTCATTTTAGACTTGAGAGATTATTGTGATTAAAGTTAGAGCATGTGATATGGTTCCCCTTCATTTCCAATTATGGCAAGAGTTGGGACCGAAATTTTTTGCATCACATCAATGTGATAATAGTCATATCTTGTCCTTATATGATTGAATAATCATACCCTCTTTACGATAGCCTTTGAAGTTTGAAGAGTATGGGTGactcattttcattatatgtCATATTAATGATGAGTTTCTTGTTTCCCGtgtgaaaatttgataataatttAGTCCACATGGACACGGGCTTGTTGAGATGactatatatttcttaaatgaCACTGACATagtaaataatcatatttatcttctatatttaattaaagggTCGTGTTAGAATGATAACTATACTAATTTGATAACTtggataattatataaaactaGCACATTTCTTTTACcaactttttttcactcactttttgttacattttttaaaatccgaaCTGAGTCAATTAATAatgatggagggagtattttatacgAAGGGCGTGATAcaacttcaaataaatttttgcaattatGACGAATGAGATTGACTGTAGTGTGATCCAATATCGCATAAACAGGGCGAGGTACATTGTTACGCgcaaaaaatgtaatttattcatacaaaagaataaatatagcCTTTTATCATGAGTAAACATATGACAACGGAACACTACAAATTAATTGCGTGTTAATGTGTCAAATAGTGAAACGTGTGCTATCTATGGAACCATAACATGgtaaaaatacttatataatttcaacacaaaGGTCAACTGAATCACATTCTATAATTACTTGGAGTTTTAATTAGTGTTTAGTAATTCCAGTGTTATAATTAATATCTACCAATCGTTAGTTATATTAATGATTTGAACTAAAATACGTATCGGTGCATAGAATTAgaataaatacattaaaagTGCACTTATGACCATACATACATAGATGCACGTCGGTTTCACCGCTAGCTTATGCTAAATGTGTGAATTTGTTGATTAGAGCATTCATAATTAATGTGCCCTGAAAATTATAGCCTCAACCCCACTTTTCAGCTACCATGccaatttttatcattttagatcCAACACCTGCAATGTATGATCAACACCTACAATACGATCCCCCTCATTTTTAgccattaaaatttaattgaaaaatacattagctgaaataaaaaaatgaatgtccataaaaaatcaataatataaatgctgaaaaaattgtgattaaatatcgaaaaagaagaatgtggatctaaagagagagaaaataagtgATAAAAACAGTAATCAAATGTATAAGTTTGGGTGTGAAAAGtggtaagaaaaaaaaagagtatttatagatgaaattggagtatataaaataatcaaaaaaaatttttaaaaatggggGTGATTTTCTGGGCTGCCCTATCGTTTTTCAAGCTGCAATGGGCACTGCCGGACCCAAGTGTATCGAgggaggggcttaagccctcaatgaatttttttttttactttttttctattaattatttttaaaatttattcaaatttagtgtaaattatAGTGTAAAAGTCCCtacaaattatctaaattactcaaatatatactttaaaacaaaatatagaaatcTCTGCCCCTATCGATAAATATTTCTGCGTCCGTCACTGACTCCGAGCCACCACTTCAAGTGTGGCTGCATTGTAAGTGCTCTTAGATCCAATTCTTAAATGGATGGAGAATAGGAAAGAGAATACATTGGGAGAGATTAAgggaaaataaatagaaatgaaaatacagtaggaaatacaaaaatatattacttcattcgtccATCATTAAATGTCACACTTAGATCTGACACGAATTTTTAGAAAAACGTAataaaaagttggttgaaaaattTAGTAGAATGTAGGTCTTACTTTCTTatattacaataattttataataaaatgtgagatgAATAGGTAATGgataatagtaaaaagtaagtCTGACACATATTGGCGGATAGACCGTAAAAGAAATTAGTGACAAATAATGACCGATTGAggaaatactttaatttttgcaataaatgaaaatgactcgTCTATCTTAAAACGTCAAGGAATTGAAAAACGACCCAATTGATGATTATCAAGAATGACATTCTAATTATCGTAATTAAAGACTATTACGAGTAAATGATCATCAGTATACTAATGTGTTTAACGTTTAAAATTGGTTTAGTATTGATCACATATATAAGTGGAGATTAAGTTTAAATTTGgcttatttaaaaaatctaaattattgTTAAGTCATTTCTTAAAAgcgtaaattatttttggacctataaaaaatttgtagGAAAACATGGAACGTGTGGGAAATTTGAAAAGGCTAGGCCTTTGGCCTTTCATATGATGTAACCTCCAATATGTTTATGAGGTGCCTTAATGCCCAGACCTCTCGTGTGGCCACTcctatcctataaataggtgtgGATTTGAGAGATGAGAACACACAATcaatcattctctcttctctctaagaTCTCTAGCATTCTAGTTCGCATATAGGAGCATTGCATAGCTCAGTTCTCGCCTCCAATTCAAGTTCGCCGGAGCCTACGAGTTTGAGGTGCTTTAACTCGGTAGGAGGAAAGTCGTTTAATCTTTGGGACGTTGCGCCaatccgtgagcactagccggggcgtatctcgtcttgcggagaGAGGGTTACCTCGACTCGACTTGAAGAAGACAATAGTTTGCATCTTGttcttttattgtatttcttttgttttatttaccttCTAGTTTTTTATCCTTTTGTAATAGCAAGAGTTCCGTGTAAAGGCTACACCATttctaacaaaattaatacaaGTTAGGGCGTTGATTATTTCTGAAGTGCGTATTTCTTTGACGTGCGTATATCTTTTGACGTTTCATCCACTAAATAGCGTTTTATGGTTAGTTGTTTCGTCAAGATCCTCTTTTCCCAATTTATACTGCCCCAAAATTAGGCTTGATTAGAAAGtgctattaatttaattctataaCTACTTTAACCAGAGTAGCATTCATTGCTGAACAATTAAAAGATTAGGCTGTCTTGGTAAAGCATAAAAAGATAAGGGTGTAGATGTAATGGTGGTACCGTCGTTCAAACCGGCAATTATGGTTCCACGGGAAATGGATTTATGACCGGAACGGCATTTTACCGGTTATAATTCTGAACTTGTCGTTTctgattttgtaaattatacAAACAATAATGTAATAGGAGAAAAACaagtaatactactaataaaagaTAAGTTGACTAGATTGAGACGATGTTTTGCAAGAGTGACAAAAATGGTCTCTGTACTATCTCACTCGTAGTCTTTgcactttaaaaatatcgtcaaACAACTCTGGACTAAAGGTTTATCTCAAAAAtagtccttttggcttttttcttaaccgaaaatgcccttttagGGTGCAGGacaatttgatttatttacacttttaatttttaaaatctgatattatttccgtgatgtactaaatctgatattattttaaaagggatgtgatcaaatgaaaactctaaatattgtacaaattcaaaactatgatctagtccattgaaaaatgtcaacagatcacaaaaaaacatcaacaggaaaatgtcaacagaatttcaacggtagtcaataattgatgttgtgttgatattgtgttgataccgtgttgatattataaaatcttgaaattttacactgttttgatattgtattgaaactgtgtagAAGaggtttgtacaatatatatgtttgcattttatcactaccctattTCAAAactatcattcttcttcccttttttccATTCTCCACTTTATtcctttatttcaatattagatttaaaattattaaaattattaaataacaaaaaataatagttttaatcaatatttgatagtgtctaatatttaattaataagatatacCGGCGCcaatttagttttaatcaatatttaatagttttaagcataaatagatatacatctaatgtaagactatataattttcgtttatttatttgaaaacaatcaaaattaactagaaaatttaaacaaaaatactcctatataaatacttaaaatGGGTAAGTAGTAGGAAATAATGGATAGCAAGACACATACTCCATTCAtcccagattaagagtcactttttggcataaaagtccgtctcagtttaagagtcacttttagaattttccatatttgaacatacaattttacctcattcttcattaaaattacataaaaatgtcattatctacattaaaataaatcaaaacaaaaatcaaaagtcaaaagggacccaccttcaaccaactccaccatctcacttcatttattacacactccaccaactcacttcatttattacacacttcaactctttcttaaaatccgagtcataacaataagtgactctAAATGTGGGACTGAGGTAGTACTTATTATAGTACAGACTATAATGTTTTGATAAaaaggttttcaaaaaatataaaaatgaactaattttgtgggataaaaaaaatgacaaaaagaaACTATGTTTTtggaatggatggagtatGATAGAATAATAGTAGTCTcaaaattttagtactatcaaatttttagtcaacttcataatatttaatcacaagcaattataacaaccgaacgattcatattattattttgacttCTTCAGttcagctgaatattatattaaataacaaaaattaatagtgttaatcaatatttatagtctccatgaattaatagttttaattaaaaaaatttattgatatttaaaaatctaaatttataattttaattttataaaattaagtctaatatttaaataaagaaataaagtgaaggatggcaaaaaggaagaagaatgataattttgaaattaatatcaaatttagtacatcactgaaataatatcaaatttaaaaagttaaaagtataaaaagaccaaattgtcAGCATtccaaaagggcattttcggttcaaaaaaaagccaaaaggatcACTTTTGAGATAAACTCTTAGTCCAAGATTGTCTGACGNNNNNNNNNNNNNNNNNNNNNNNNNNNNNNNNNNNNNNNNNNNNNNNNNNNNNNNNNNNNNNNNNNNNNNNNNNNNNNNNNNNNNNNNNNNNNNNNNNNNgtgtatttgaattttagtCGTTTGTATTATCTATTGCACATGTCTTTTAACATTAGTTAAGTAGATTGTCTATACTTAAATAGCATTAGCCTCTTTATATATTGAGtacatttgaatttattttagtagtagtagtagtatattttaattataatatgataattatatataaaatatttgttcatATATTGCTGTATCTGTTCCAAGTAAGATGATTCCTTCCTTGggtggcacgagattttatacaattttattttgtgtgttagatgaagagaataaagtaagacagagagaaaataaagtacagAGAGATAAAatggtttttgttttaagtaatgaacatcttgaatgagacaaaccaaaaaagaaagtagGTCAAATTTACTTAATTGTCCCTAATAAACCATTTAACTGCAAGAATACAGTTTTGTGCTTAGTTTTTAAGGAGTCGATCCACTGAAGTTGAGCCATCTTCTACCCGGCCGATCCAGTGCCAATTCAGCACCAAGCTATCCACTCGGGAGTCGGGTGGATCCACCCGGTCATCATTCTTAGCTCTCAACTTCGTTAACTCtaacaatgaaaatagtatACGTAAATGTGTCCAAAAATGTGTATATGTAATTTGCTATGATTATAagacaaaataattaagatacagtatatttaacaaatactgatgatattttttccaGAGATAACGTGTATGGATCAATTATGTAGGGTGAGGAAAATTTCTTTATTGTGAAAACGTGAAATAACGTTTAATGCATTAATCTCAcgttgtttttatttcaaccataccatatatataaatatggcTCGAATTAATAGAAACCCCACCCAAGTTATGTAGGTTCGTTAGGTTAACAAAGATCCAACCCCTCTGCGCTCTGACAATTATAATCTCACGTCTACATCTCCATTCTTTCCATAGCTTCCCACTCTTTAATAAATTGGAAATTGAGAAtttaactaataatttaaattcaattaaaattttgaaatatactactccctctgtcccagcctaagtgacacatttctttttcgcacgtgttttgtgaaaatgataataaatagtaaaagtgaatgaaaaataaagtaagagagacaatagtagtattaaagtgtatttatttaGGCAGATTCAATGTCAAGTTTAAATTCAATAGTCTGCATATTGAAGGTCAATTAAGCCATTAGAAAACGTCTCTTTCTCCATTACTGGATGGTACAATCAGTCTGCTTGAAGGAGACGAGCTTCCTTCCCAGATCAAACCCCACCAAGAAATTGACTTGTGCCAAATTCCCAAGAATGGCTACCCTTTTATCAGGCTGAAAAGCAAGGCAATGAACATCCTTCGAATTCGAAGCATTAACGAATGTGTTTACTGGATACAACTTCACATTTGCACCAGCAAAGTACAGCGTCACGATAGGCGCTAGGATGCTGCGGCCAGGCGTCTTGTAACACAGCCGCTGCAACGATTCCGGATCAGGGTGAACATCCATGTTCATCTGTTTCCTCATCGCTGCTTCTAAGGACTCGTAGAGCTTCACAGGAATATGCGTGGCTATGGTTCCAGTGTCGATGATCATCTTTTGATTGGAGAAACCAAAGATCTTCGATGAGTAAGGGAAATCGGAGAGGGTGGATGCCGCCAGCCTCGTGGTTCCAACACTTATTCCTTTTAAGCTGACAGCATAAGAATTCTTGACAATTTGCATAGCAGTGGTGACTACTGAAGCACCAGTAACTGCAGCTCTGCTGCCAAAATGCATTTTGCTGGGCTTGGGATTGCTGTGTGCATTTGGGACTAAGCAATAAGAGAACTTACCACCAATAATAGAGTTCATTTGGGTGATAAGGGAACCCGGTCCGACCCCTAGCCCGATCACTCCAGATGCATCCACGCTGGTGTCAGCAGAGTTATCGTAACCACATCCGAAAACCATGTTTGGAAGAGAGGTTGGCGCACCTGAGGTGGTTTTCATGGTGATCGTGTCCGAGGAGAGGACTCCACGAGAGTGGTACTTCACCTGGTACGACAAGGAGTACCTGCACGAGTTGTCTCCAGAGGTCGAAGGCGTCCCTCCAAGCGACTTGCAGGCCTTTGAATTACCGGCCACCACTTTGTAAGATGAAGATTTATTGGGCGTGAAGAGAGGCTGCTTCTGAGGGAAGCACTTGGTACATGGCGTGCACTGCATCCATGAAAGAGCACTAGTTGTGTCAAGAATACCGCTTACCTCAAATGGCGGTGTACCAACTGATAATTTCACCAGAAATTCTCCACCAGAAGGTAACACATCAGCGGTGGGAGTACCCGATGCCAAATAATCAGCACGACTCTTGGAGCGCTGTAAGGCTCCGTTTATGAGGTTTCTGTAGCTTGGTTTTGAGTTTTTCAGAGAAAAAACCAAGGAGTCTCTGTGAATCATATCAATGGTAACGCCATCATAGTTTAGTAGTGACACAGAACATGTAGCCAATAATGCTAAAAGCAAGAAGGATAAAACTGTATGAATCGACATGAAAATCTCTATGGTCTTGATATACAGTGAAGTAGGTAGCTTTATATAACACAATGAAAAGCTTATACAGGGAAATGGAAATCAAAGCATGATTATGAACAACCTCTATAATATTTCTTTCCCAATATCTGCACTCATTGCTAGATCCTTACAGATAACAAAACAAATCTGGATGGTTATATTGATATCTGGAGTTAATGTAGATATTTCAGTATGTTAGAACTTAGAATGGGCATTTGATGAACTTTGCCAATACAATAACAGAGCGAATACCACAACACATACTCAACCGAACAATGAGATGCACAATTTAAACATTGACCAACTTCTCTACACATTTATAAAGAGACGTCCTCGCCCTTTTCACGAGCAATAGATGCAGAGAGGATTCCAAGATCCCTGTTCAAGAATGTTAAAGCAGTTTCACACTCTGAAATTATTCGCATTACTGAGGACGGCTCTCCAGCAACTGTTTCAGAAGATCCAACTGCTACTGCTGCATGTGAATCCCGAAGATTCTTCAAGTTTCCCAGGAACTATCACAATCAAAGAAGAGTATTACTTCATTTACTTTGAATCAAAGTGTGAGGGATAAAAGTAGTTAAGTTCaggatatttaaaatttgaggCCATAAATCGAAAATTGCTTTAGTTGAAGGTAGTAAACTACTATTAACCCAAAGTTTCATATAACCAAACGAGTTTCGAAGAATAAATCACAACTGACGATAACcactaaatttgaaatttttaaggCAAATATATTAGCATTAGGTACCTTCAAAAGCATTTTATATGCCTCCAACAATCTATTTGCAGCTGGTCCAAAACCATGAAGTTGGGGAACCTCCATCATATGTGTCCAAGGACGTATTTCCTACAGATAGTAAAGTAGTTTGAACAAGATTATAAACATAAATGGCATGTAAACAGatttatattacaaaattGACCAGTGACCAGTACACTCGATATTTACAAAATGTCATAAAGCAATGCAATCGATAACACAGTGTTGACAAGAAATTCTTATGATATGAACTAGTGTtctaaaattcatatatttgtaGCTCTATGTTTGATAAGGTGCCTAAGAGCATAGATGTTTACATCAATATAGGAAACCCAATTTCATATTCAAGGAACCAGTATAATCAAGCTGAACTTTATTTTAGCTGATTaaatttagcaaaaaataCTTGGTAAAATACTAATCATAAGCACTCGATGCTCAGTACTCAACTGAAAGTTGATAAACTTAGAATtctcaaattataattttttgtcaCCATTTTGACTCAGATCTCCCAGGCAAAGGAgtatatacatgtatatacCATATAGTAGATAGAAAGGTCAGCCACAATCAAGACTTCAATCATCAGCATTGCTTATTTCATGCTTTGATAGTAGTCTTTAACTAAACTGTAAAAACACTAATCATTCCACAagtcattaaaattaaaaaaacaactgATCTCGTTTGCCACCAACAGAAACAGTGCAGTAAGC is a window from the Salvia hispanica cultivar TCC Black 2014 chromosome 1, UniMelb_Shisp_WGS_1.0, whole genome shotgun sequence genome containing:
- the LOC125201912 gene encoding 3-ketoacyl-CoA synthase 20-like, yielding MASKNLKIMSNRCYHHIITNALFLIIPSLILAAIINLNHLYNDSLTAAAAAAILSLCILFSYFLRPRKVYLVDFTCYRHDPAFSTNRDTFKEKMSTLLSPESLSFTTKVIERSGAGEETFIYGVRDFPPKSSFECAREEAEIVLCGAVDDLMAKTGVEAAQIGVVVVNISTFNPVPSLSAMIVNRYKLREDVLTYNLGGMGCSAGLIAVDLAKRLLQVQRNSYALIVSLESPTSGYYLGHDKSKLLSNCLFRMGGAALLLSNRRSDRRISKYELSHTLRTHRGADDRSYKCVFQEADKEGALGITISKDLPSVAGEALKANITSLGPLVLPISEKLTFLATLIGRRFLNMKGLRPYVPDFKAAFEHFCIHAGGKAVLDAVETSLKLRAWDMEPSRMTLYRYCNTSSSSVWYQLAYAEAKGRVRRGDRVWQLGFGSGFKCASGVWRALRTIPPNEVDNPWLQVIDQFPISLPT
- the LOC125203551 gene encoding aspartic proteinase CDR1-like isoform X2 → MCYLLCTPCTKCFPQKQPLFTPNKSSSYKVVAGNSKACKSLGGTPSTSGDNSCRYSLSYQVKYHSRGVLSSDTITMKTTSGAPTSLPNMVFGCGYDNSADTSVDASGVIGLGVGPGSLITQMNSIIGGKFSYCLVPNAHSNPKPSKMHFGSRAAVTGASVVTTAMQIVKNSYAVSLKGISVGTTRLAASTLSDFPYSSKIFGFSNQKMIIDTGTIATHIPVKLYESLEAAMRKQMNMDVHPDPESLQRLCYKTPGRSILAPIVTLYFAGANVKLYPVNTFVNASNSKDVHCLAFQPDKRVAILGNLAQVNFLVGFDLGRKLVSFKQTDCTIQ
- the LOC125203551 gene encoding aspartic proteinase CDR1-like isoform X1 — protein: MSIHTVLSFLLLALLATCSVSLLNYDGVTIDMIHRDSLVFSLKNSKPSYRNLINGALQRSKSRADYLASGTPTADVLPSGGEFLCTPCTKCFPQKQPLFTPNKSSSYKVVAGNSKACKSLGGTPSTSGDNSCRYSLSYQVKYHSRGVLSSDTITMKTTSGAPTSLPNMVFGCGYDNSADTSVDASGVIGLGVGPGSLITQMNSIIGGKFSYCLVPNAHSNPKPSKMHFGSRAAVTGASVVTTAMQIVKNSYAVSLKGISVGTTRLAASTLSDFPYSSKIFGFSNQKMIIDTGTIATHIPVKLYESLEAAMRKQMNMDVHPDPESLQRLCYKTPGRSILAPIVTLYFAGANVKLYPVNTFVNASNSKDVHCLAFQPDKRVAILGNLAQVNFLVGFDLGRKLVSFKQTDCTIQ